A genomic segment from Diospyros lotus cultivar Yz01 chromosome 5, ASM1463336v1, whole genome shotgun sequence encodes:
- the LOC127801107 gene encoding LOW QUALITY PROTEIN: uncharacterized protein LOC127801107 (The sequence of the model RefSeq protein was modified relative to this genomic sequence to represent the inferred CDS: deleted 1 base in 1 codon), producing the protein MAVGVESPEAGVAMEFPVSDEMMSSSSSPPRMPRRLRRRLLETKNSPATVEEIEAKLRHADLRRQKFYENLSSKARPKPRSPSQDSPHEEDLGQRLEAKLQAAEQKRLSILAKAQMRLAKLDESRQAAKIEAEMRFKKERAELGTKVESRVQQAEANRLLILKAHKQRRAKLKERTSESLLRRMARENKYKERVHAAIFQKRAAAEKKRLGLLEAEKRRARARMLQVQKVAKSVSYQREIERRKMKDNLENRLQKAKRQRAEYLSQRRRLHSPVHVNGNKMQQHADRLSRKLARCWRQFHRLKKPTLYLAKAYDALKINLKFVRSMPFEQLALLIESSVTLQTVKALLDRLEIRYMLSKSVPATSSSSWDDIDHLLKRVASPKKRCSPRKSTLNKDAKKSGQAAKKPVRLSRYQVRVVLCAYMILAHPDAVFSGHGECEIALAKSAEKFVQEFELLVRIILNGSTRFFDKESAPGHSRPQTFRSQLAAFDGAWCSYLNSFVLWKVKDARSLEDDLVRAACQLELSMIQACKMTPNGDTGSLTHDMKAIQKQVTEDQKLLREKVHHLSGDAGVERMECAISDTRMKFFQAKENGSPVGSPIMHIQSPSSASSSAGPSIGTSDRRGKITDGNRDPNPVARSLFQDNSTSPPREVGSSASSSILDSQRHNSSEKLSWENELIVNEILHEQQHTFGDGLNLTAADRNNNMKAKIKETMEKAFWDSITDSMKQDNPNYGRVVELMREVRDEICDMAPPSWKEEIFEAIDVDILSQVLSSGKLDLNYLGRILEFASVTLRKLSAPASEDDLKVSHLKLLKELAEICQAGDGANISHIVALIKGLRFVLEQIEALKQEIGRARIKLVEPLVKGVAGFDYLKNAFASHYGPPSNASTALPLTMRWLSSVCDGKDEEWQEHRNALLELTRTHGSLSQILIPSNTLRTGGTMTIKKSDGRLPSVPSSSKNASSVTECKGEKVDLLVRLGLLKLVSGVPGLTQEALPESLKLNFPRLRAVQAQLQKIIVICTSVLVLRQTLLTEHMVPNSEDMESMASRCAKQLSDLLDSSEDAGIKEIVEVLGTFAGGDGSGDPNKFQSLKNIMARLLNKSLQAEDRVFLKVSHAVYRAARGVVLEGNGRGGRELAEASLRQVGAAILVDAVVECATVLVVAATVSCNVHGSWYEHLIEKM; encoded by the exons ATGGCGGTGGGAGTGGAGTCGCCGGAGGCCGGAGTTGCGATGGAGTTTCCGGTCAGCGACGAGATGATGTCGTCGTCTTCATCGCCGCCAAGGATGCCCCGGAGGCTTCGTAGGAGGCTTTTGGAGACCAAGAATTCTCCGGCCACTGTGGAAGAAATCGAAGCCAAGCTTAGACACGCCGATCTTCGAAGACAg AAATTCTATGAGAACTTGTCTAGTAAGGCTCGTCCAAAGCCTAGAAGCCCCTCACAGGATTCGCCCCATGAGGAAGACCTTGGCCAGCGCCTTGAGGCGAAGCTCCAAGCTGCTGAACAGAAAAG GTTGAGTATTTTGGCAAAGGCTCAAATGCGCCTAGCTAAATTGGATGAGTCACGACAGGCTGCCAAAATTGAAGCAGAAATGCGCTTTAAGAAGGAACGTGCAGAGCTAGGTACAAAAGTGGAGTCACGGGTTCAACAAGCAGAAGCAAACAGATTGCTTATTCTCAAGGCTCACAAGCAACGGAGGGCTAAGCTAAAGGAGAGGACATCTGAATCATTATTACGGAGGATGGCACGCGAAAATAAGTACAAGGAGCGTGTGCATgctgcaatttttcaaaagcgTGCAGCTGCTGAGAAGAAGCGACTAGGTTTGCTTGAAGCGGAGAAGAGGAGAGCGCGTGCTAGGATGCTTCAAGTGCAAAAGGTTGCCAAGTCTGTGTCTTACcagagggagattgagaggaGAAAGATGAAAGACAACTTGGAGAACAGACTGCAAAAG GCAAAGAGGCAAAGAGCAGAATATCTAAGCCAGAGAAGAAGATTGCACAGTCCTGTTCATGTTAATGGGAATAAGATGCAGCAGCATGCCGATCGTCTCTCTAGAAAGTTGGCAAG GTGCTGGAGGCAGTTTCATAGGCTGAAGAAGCCTACATTGTATTTAGCAAAAGCTTATGACGCATTAAAGATTAACCTGAAGTTTGTGAGATCAATGCCATTTGAGCAGCTTGCACTTCTGATTGAGTCATCAGTTACCCTTCAAACTGTAAAAGCTTTGCTTGACCGTCTTGAGATCCGATATATGCTGTCAAAGTCTGTTCCTGCTACCAGTAGTTCCAGTTGGGATGACATAGATCATCTTCTTAAGCGAGTTGCTTCACCAAAGAAGAGGTGTTCGCCCAGGAAATCTACCTTGAATAAAGATGCCAAGAAATCAGGGCAAGCTGCCAAAAAACCTGTTAGGTTGTCAAGGTACCAAGTGAGAGTTGTGCTATGTGCTTACATGATACTGGCCCATCCTGATGCAGTTTTTAGTGGTCACGGGGAATGTGAAATTGCTCTAGCCAAGTCTGCTGAAAAGTTTGTCCAGGAGTTCGAATTGTTGGTAAGGATAATACTGAATGGATCTACACGGTTTTTTGATAAAGAGTCTGCCCCTGGACATTCGAGACCTCAGACCTTCAGGTCTCAGCTTGCAGCTTTTGATGGTGCTTGGTGCTCCTACTTAAATAGCTTTGTCTTGTGGAAGGTCAAGGATGCTAGGTCATTGGAGGATGATTTGGTAAGAGCTGCTTGTCAGCTTGAGTTGTCTATGATTCAGGCTTGCAAGATGACTCCAAATGGAGATACTGGTTCTCTTACTCATGACATGAAAGCTATTCAGAAACAG GTTACTGAAGATCAGAAACTTCTAAGGGAGAAAGTGCATCATCTAAGTGGAGATGCTGGGGTTGAACGCATGGAATGTGCTATTTCTGATACAAGAATGAAATTCTTTCAAGCAAAGGAGAATGGGAGTCCTGTAGGGTCCCCAATCATGCACATCCAGTCTCCAAGTTCAGCTAGTTCCTCAGCTGGCCCTTCCATTGGAACCTCAGatagaagaggaaaaataaCTGATGGTAATCGTGACCCAAACCCTGTAGCTCGCTCCTTATTCCAAGATAACTCTACTTCTCCCCCCAGGGAAGTTGGTTCATCTGCTTCTAGCAGCATTTTGGACAGTCAACGCCATAATTCCAGTGAGAAGTTGTCATGGGAGAATGAG CTAATTGTAAATGAAATTCTTCATGAGCAGCAACATACATTTGGAGATGGTTTGAATCTCACTGCTGCAGACAGAAATAACAATATGAAG GCAAAGATTAAAGAGACAATGGAAAAGGCTTTCTGGGATAGCATCACAGATTCGATGAAACAGGATAATCCTAACTATGGCCGGGTTGTTGAACTAATGAGGGAGGTGAGGGATGAAATCTGTGATATGGCTCCGCCGAGCTGGAAAGAAGAGATTTTTGAAGCAATTGATGTGGACATTCTCTCTCAG GTCCTGAGTTCAGGTAAGCTAGACCTGAATTATCTTGGAAGGATACTGGAGTTTGCATCGGTCACATTGAGAAAACTCTCTGCTCCAGCTAGTGAGGATGATCTGAAGGTTTCTCACCTGAAATTGCTCAAAGAACTAGCTGAAATTTGTCAGGCTGGAGATGGGGCAAACATTTCACATATTGTTGCATTGATCAAGGGTTTGCGCTTTGTCTTGGAGCAAATAGAG GCACTCAAACAAGAAATTGGGAGGGCACGTATAAAATTGGTAGAACCACTAGTGAAGGGTGTTGCTGGTTTTGATTACCTGAAAAATGCTTTTGCCAGTCACTATGGCCCTCCTTCTAATGCCTCAACTGCTCTACCTTTGACAATGAGGTGGCTTTCTTCTGTGTGTGATGGCAAGGACGAGGAATGGCAAGAACACAGAAATGCACTCTTGGAGTTGACAAGGACCCATGGAAGTTTGTCTCAGATACTCATTCCTTCCAACACACTCAGAACTGGTGGAACCATGACAATCAAAAAGAGTGATGGCCGGTTGCCTTCAGTCCCTTCTAGCAGTAAAAATGCTTCAAGTGTGACAG AATGCAAGGGAGAGAAGGTTGATTTGTTAGTGAGACTAGGCTTATTGAAGTTGGTGAGCGGAGTGCCTGGTCTAACACAGGAGGCTTTGCCTGAATCTCTGAAGCTCAACTTTCCAAGACTACGGGCTGTTCAGGCCCAACTTCAGAAGATTATTGTGATTTGCACGAG CGTCCTAGTTCTGCGGCAAACCCTTCTCACTGAGCATATGGTACCGAACTCAGAAGACATGGAAAGCATGGCATCACGCTGTGCCAAACAGCTTTCTGATCTTCTGGATTCTTCTGAAGACGCAGGCATCAAAGAAATTGTTGAAGTACTCGGCACATTTGCAGGAGGTGACGGATCTGGTGATCCCAACAAATTTCAGTCCCTGAAGAACATTATGGCAAGATTGCTTAACAAAAGCTTGCAAGCTGAGGATCGAGTTTTTCTCAAGGTGTCCCACGCTGTCTATCGGGCTGCAAGAGGAGTTGTGCTCGAGGGAAATGGGCGAGGGGGAAGAGAACTGGCAGAAGCCTCACTCCGCCAGGTTGGGGCGGCCATCCTAGTCGACGCAGTGGTGGAATGTGCTACAGTATTGGTGGTAGCAGCCACGGTGTCGTGCAATGTTCACGGTTCATGGTACGAACATTTGATTGAGAAGATGTGA